Proteins encoded together in one Mycobacterium sp. MS1601 window:
- a CDS encoding gamma-glutamyltransferase, with the protein MRTPDGRIRCVNASGWAGSDVDLSALRSVHGIALPVRGADTVTVPGGVRGWEALRPHGSRLPWSRLLEAAHDTATQDTPVAQSLADHLVDPDNADLFGTSDIDRVFTSGGRRLRRGETFRQPELAQTFRVLREEGPDSFYEGALAENMVAFLRSRGSVLTIDDFAEFDSEISDPVSVAFGDLTVSTSPPNTHGFLLVRALRAVEELGITDPLGADLGTLMRIFHRGNELRSRFLADPRQTHVDVDQLINADLGSFSPTAAPVPVAPVPRGDTVGIAAADSDGYAVSLIQSVYHAFGSGLIDPATGILFHNRGTSFTLDPQSPNAIAARKRPAHTLMPAMTTQDGAVRHVLSTMGGQGQPQIIAQLLLRMLAGSSAEGALAAPRAVVGPQAGGDTIDTVSGEAHLWLSARDSLARSGFPIHHVPVHTEAMGQSNAVVIAVDGSMTAASDPRSDGSASVVNYQRHRRA; encoded by the coding sequence TGCGCTCGGTCCACGGAATCGCGCTGCCTGTGCGCGGCGCGGACACCGTCACCGTCCCCGGTGGTGTGCGCGGCTGGGAAGCCCTACGGCCGCACGGAAGTCGGCTGCCGTGGAGTCGACTGCTGGAAGCGGCACACGACACCGCCACCCAGGACACACCGGTCGCCCAATCTCTGGCCGACCATCTTGTCGATCCCGACAATGCCGATCTCTTCGGGACCAGCGACATCGACCGCGTGTTCACCTCCGGGGGCCGGCGGCTGCGGCGGGGAGAGACGTTTCGCCAACCGGAACTGGCGCAGACCTTCCGGGTGCTGCGCGAGGAAGGTCCTGACAGCTTCTACGAGGGTGCCCTGGCCGAAAACATGGTCGCGTTCCTGCGCAGTCGCGGGTCAGTACTGACCATCGACGATTTTGCGGAGTTCGACTCCGAGATCAGCGACCCGGTATCGGTGGCCTTCGGCGATCTCACCGTGTCGACGAGCCCGCCCAACACGCACGGATTCCTTCTGGTACGCGCACTTCGCGCCGTCGAGGAACTCGGCATCACCGACCCGCTGGGGGCCGACCTCGGCACCTTGATGCGGATCTTCCATCGGGGCAACGAGCTACGATCGCGGTTTCTCGCAGATCCACGCCAGACCCATGTCGACGTCGACCAGCTCATCAATGCCGATCTGGGCAGCTTCTCCCCCACCGCGGCGCCGGTGCCGGTGGCGCCGGTACCGCGCGGCGATACGGTGGGGATCGCCGCAGCAGACAGCGACGGATACGCCGTCTCGTTGATCCAGAGCGTTTACCACGCGTTCGGGTCGGGACTGATCGATCCCGCGACCGGCATCCTGTTCCACAACCGGGGCACGAGTTTCACCCTCGACCCGCAGTCCCCCAACGCCATCGCCGCGCGCAAGCGGCCGGCTCACACCTTGATGCCCGCCATGACCACGCAGGACGGAGCGGTTCGTCATGTGCTCTCGACCATGGGCGGCCAGGGCCAGCCGCAGATCATCGCCCAGCTTCTGCTGCGGATGCTGGCCGGGTCGAGTGCAGAAGGCGCACTGGCGGCTCCACGCGCCGTTGTCGGCCCACAAGCCGGCGGCGACACCATCGACACCGTCTCCGGAGAGGCGCACCTTTGGCTGTCAGCACGAGATTCCCTGGCCCGCAGTGGCTTTCCGATCCATCACGTGCCAGTGCACACCGAGGCCATGGGCCAGTCCAATGCGGTGGTGATCGCCGTCGACGGATCCATGACGGCAGCATCGGATCCACGCTCCGATGGGTCCGCCTCCGTGGTCAACTATCAGCGTCATCGGCGGGCTTGA
- a CDS encoding LLM class flavin-dependent oxidoreductase codes for MRFGVLLNAGAVLGATPADVFDLTARQAELAEDLGYDDLWVTEHHFIRFGINPSSLTTAAFLLGRTRTIRVGTSVVLSPLCHPVELAERAALLDQLSGGRFELGLGRGGYRKDYERLDIDFTRWDDEPHGTAERLLDLWASDTDLQPPPRTGPHPPISLATSSDAGVKCAATNGLALQHYFATPAAARVALEQRYQQAAGDTQVDHLHTVIALVDEAPDARDRLAAALSNSFREGNHPHVPQAPERHLGPDGTPLDPDAMAQMVAGQAIIGSVGRVVDELADFLLHTGARRVAVYHEASGDPERTVRSLRDFADHVIPQFAQW; via the coding sequence ATGAGATTCGGTGTGCTGCTGAACGCGGGGGCCGTCCTGGGCGCCACCCCTGCCGACGTCTTCGACCTCACGGCGCGTCAGGCCGAACTCGCCGAGGACCTCGGGTACGACGACCTCTGGGTCACCGAACACCACTTCATCCGCTTCGGCATCAACCCGAGTTCACTGACCACCGCGGCGTTCCTGCTCGGGCGCACCCGCACCATCAGGGTGGGCACGTCGGTGGTGCTCTCGCCGCTGTGCCATCCCGTCGAACTCGCCGAGCGCGCGGCCTTGCTGGACCAACTCAGCGGCGGCCGCTTCGAACTCGGCCTGGGTCGCGGCGGCTACCGCAAGGACTACGAGCGCCTCGACATCGACTTCACCCGCTGGGACGACGAACCTCACGGCACCGCCGAACGGCTGCTGGATCTGTGGGCGTCGGACACCGACCTGCAGCCACCGCCGCGCACCGGCCCCCACCCGCCCATCTCACTGGCCACCTCCAGCGATGCCGGGGTGAAGTGCGCCGCCACCAACGGTCTTGCGCTGCAACACTATTTCGCCACCCCCGCGGCAGCCCGGGTGGCCCTGGAGCAGCGTTACCAGCAGGCGGCTGGCGATACCCAGGTCGACCACCTGCACACGGTGATCGCCCTGGTCGACGAAGCTCCGGATGCCCGCGACCGGCTGGCCGCAGCACTGAGCAATTCCTTCCGTGAGGGCAACCACCCCCATGTGCCACAGGCACCGGAGCGCCACCTCGGACCCGACGGCACTCCCCTGGACCCCGACGCCATGGCACAGATGGTGGCGGGGCAGGCGATCATCGGATCGGTCGGCCGGGTGGTCGACGAACTCGCCGACTTCCTCCTCCATACGGGAGCGCGCCGCGTCGCCGTCTACCACGAAGCATCCGGCGACCCCGAGCGCACCGTCCGGTCATTACGGGATTTCGCCGATCACGTCATACCCCAGTTCGCGCAGTGGTGA
- a CDS encoding APC family permease, whose translation MAIAEPPAPATTGKGLQAGALGLVGNIVIGLAAVAPAYSLAATLGYVVLAVGDKAPSMFVLAFIPMLLVAFAYKELAQDTPDCGTTFTWGAKAFGPWVGWIGGWGLAVSAIIVLANVSEVAAIYLFKFLGLDSLTENLTAKVLLGSFFIIAMTLLSARGIVVSERVQNVLIAVQFGVLIVVSIIALFRVFAGTAGEQAISPSLSWLIPTGLDSSSIAAAIILCIFIYWGWDACLAVGEETKNPGKTPGIAAVITTLILVCTYVLVAYAVQSFAGFGDTGIGLNNEENIDDVLTILGEPVAGAIAASLLLLTVSISGLSSTQTTILPTARGTLSMAVYEAIPKRFASVHPRYMTPAFGTIVMGIAALFFYLVLSFLSENALADSVASLGLAVAFYYGITAYACVWYFRRTLFQSARNLFFRGIFPLLGAIAMTWAFITSAIDMIQPDYGYTAFGPIGGVFVLGVGMLVLGIPLMLACFAFGTKRFFRGETLNASTEVKVPDTF comes from the coding sequence ATGGCAATAGCTGAACCGCCGGCCCCCGCCACCACCGGTAAGGGCCTGCAGGCCGGTGCACTCGGGCTCGTCGGCAACATCGTCATCGGCTTGGCCGCCGTCGCACCCGCCTACAGCCTGGCTGCGACCCTCGGCTACGTGGTGCTGGCGGTAGGCGACAAAGCACCGTCGATGTTCGTCCTGGCGTTCATCCCGATGCTGCTGGTCGCGTTCGCCTACAAAGAGCTTGCACAAGACACCCCGGACTGCGGCACCACCTTCACCTGGGGCGCCAAGGCTTTCGGGCCGTGGGTCGGCTGGATCGGTGGCTGGGGTCTGGCCGTGTCGGCAATCATCGTGCTGGCCAATGTCTCCGAAGTCGCCGCCATCTACCTGTTCAAATTTCTCGGCCTGGACTCGCTGACCGAGAACCTGACCGCCAAGGTGCTCCTCGGCTCCTTCTTCATCATCGCGATGACACTGTTGAGCGCTCGCGGCATCGTCGTGTCCGAGCGGGTACAGAATGTGCTGATCGCGGTGCAGTTCGGCGTGCTGATCGTGGTCAGCATCATCGCGCTGTTCCGGGTGTTCGCCGGAACCGCGGGCGAACAGGCGATCTCACCGTCGCTGTCCTGGCTGATACCCACCGGTCTCGACTCGTCGTCCATCGCCGCGGCCATCATCTTGTGCATCTTCATCTACTGGGGCTGGGACGCCTGCCTGGCCGTCGGCGAAGAGACCAAGAACCCGGGCAAGACTCCGGGCATCGCCGCCGTCATCACCACGCTGATACTGGTGTGCACCTACGTCCTGGTCGCCTACGCCGTGCAGAGCTTCGCCGGCTTCGGTGACACCGGCATCGGGCTGAACAACGAAGAGAACATCGACGATGTGCTGACGATTCTCGGCGAGCCCGTGGCCGGTGCCATCGCGGCGTCGCTGCTGCTGTTGACCGTCTCGATCTCCGGGTTGTCGTCCACTCAGACCACCATCTTGCCCACCGCCCGTGGCACCTTGTCGATGGCGGTCTACGAAGCCATCCCCAAGCGCTTCGCCAGCGTCCACCCCCGTTACATGACACCGGCTTTCGGCACCATCGTCATGGGCATCGCCGCGCTGTTCTTCTACCTGGTTCTGAGTTTCCTCTCGGAGAACGCACTGGCGGACTCGGTGGCGTCGCTGGGCTTGGCGGTCGCGTTCTACTACGGCATCACCGCGTACGCGTGTGTCTGGTACTTCCGACGGACGTTGTTCCAGTCGGCGCGCAACCTGTTCTTCCGCGGTATCTTCCCGCTGCTGGGCGCCATCGCGATGACATGGGCATTCATCACCAGCGCCATTGACATGATCCAGCCGGATTACGGTTATACCGCCTTCGGCCCCATCGGCGGCGTGTTCGTCCTCGGCGTCGGCATGCTGGTCCTCGGCATCCCGCTGATGCTGGCCTGCTTCGCCTTCGGCACCAAGCGGTTCTTCCGCGGCGAGACGTTGAACGCCTCGACCGAAGTCAAGGTCCCGGATACCTTCTGA
- a CDS encoding universal stress protein, with protein MHLTVGYLATPTGKDGIALAAELALTFDAEVDVVLIVREELPDGHPGRAEYQQMLVSKGEKWVAEAVATLADWGVTAGSAVLVGESFAESLIEFAQGKSSDMIVVGGAKDGFFGGHTIGPVAGALLHCSPVPVALAPRGWGDEPPVKITEITVAVPTSDRTDNPLPIALTLASAAALPLRMVSLVTIENVSEDSSQADTRRLQIEAAEQNLLTAARSVPEAPDIQSLVADGTTLESALRKLKWADGDVLVVGSSRFAAPRRIFLGSTAARILAGVDVPVIVVPKN; from the coding sequence ATGCATCTGACAGTTGGGTATCTGGCCACACCCACCGGCAAGGACGGTATCGCCCTGGCCGCGGAGCTGGCGCTGACGTTCGACGCCGAGGTCGACGTGGTGCTGATCGTCCGCGAAGAGTTGCCCGACGGGCACCCCGGGCGCGCCGAGTACCAGCAAATGCTGGTGAGTAAAGGCGAGAAGTGGGTGGCCGAAGCAGTGGCCACACTGGCCGACTGGGGTGTCACCGCCGGGTCGGCGGTACTGGTCGGAGAGTCGTTCGCCGAGTCACTGATCGAGTTCGCCCAGGGCAAGTCCTCGGACATGATCGTGGTGGGCGGCGCCAAGGACGGCTTCTTCGGCGGGCACACCATCGGCCCGGTGGCAGGGGCTCTGCTGCACTGCTCTCCTGTCCCAGTGGCTCTGGCGCCTCGGGGATGGGGCGACGAGCCTCCGGTGAAGATCACCGAGATCACTGTCGCCGTGCCTACCTCCGACCGCACCGACAACCCGCTGCCCATCGCGTTGACGCTGGCCAGTGCTGCCGCACTGCCGCTGCGGATGGTGTCATTGGTGACCATCGAGAATGTCTCCGAGGACAGCTCCCAGGCCGACACCCGTCGCCTGCAGATCGAGGCAGCCGAGCAGAACCTGCTCACGGCCGCCCGCTCGGTTCCCGAGGCTCCCGACATCCAGTCCCTGGTGGCCGACGGCACGACGCTGGAATCGGCCCTGCGCAAGTTGAAATGGGCCGACGGCGACGTGCTGGTGGTGGGATCCAGCCGCTTTGCGGCTCCGCGCCGGATCTTCCTGGGGTCGACGGCCGCACGCATTCTTGCCGGCGTGGATGTGCCGGTGATCGTCGTGCCGAAGAACTAG
- a CDS encoding Ig-like domain-containing protein gives MRPIVGMTWVGTAAAAVAVGTLLGPAPAAWASDDGTKPTASAVSDTDTDTDTDTDTDTDTDSTDSSTDRNADTADEPTDEPTDELTDDESTDEPTDEPTDEEGADEPEDSHRFGVEPVTDHKEDQGSDRDIVDSHTGEITAGTGPAPDADSQSDIVSDNDSEVAEPASAIEADPGEPPHVWTEFVKDPIVETRPLRAFVLDTLGLFGFRPEQAPGRPNDPLLEGIWGLYRRMESFFANQRPTVTSAEVQQSVVTNDGLLHITFTAGFHDYDGDPLSFTVGNGTHGTVTANGNGTYTYVVAADFEGTDTISITAADNGFHVQGILDSLRPNVSYGTTATVMINVSDDAPQAVVVPGLGNTWTVMVHSSLRRQETTAELPDHVSVEGRRTSNKVVVRVTDYDWLRANPGAAVNITVTALDAAGETVQFALPVGQASNFIGLINTYQGPVPAPRTWQDDIPSLPSGLTYTHLVGDDSRFVLLRSDGTAVSVNRSNDDPPELPPLAPGQRYTQVAMAAEHIALLRDDGTIVVVGDEGAVPLEFPVPPQGATYSRIAAGNNYIVALRSDGTVVQIGRYSRAGSPAVTMLAPAAGTHYTQVAGGDDLTVLLRSDGAVTITGRPALVPEVPALPVGVTYTQIAAAGETVMLLRSDGVALIIRDRFVQPSVVTAPAGMTYTRVVLGYGPYPTLLRSDGAVVAVRANTGRTLTAALPPEGNAYTEVFHFGEFLATFSSPAALP, from the coding sequence ATGCGTCCAATCGTCGGTATGACCTGGGTGGGAACGGCGGCCGCAGCCGTCGCAGTTGGCACGCTGCTCGGGCCCGCGCCAGCCGCTTGGGCATCGGATGACGGCACCAAACCCACAGCCTCTGCCGTGTCCGACACCGACACCGACACCGACACCGACACCGACACCGACACCGACACCGACAGTACCGATTCGAGTACGGACCGGAACGCCGACACCGCCGACGAACCCACCGACGAACCCACCGACGAACTCACCGACGACGAGAGTACCGACGAACCCACCGACGAACCCACCGACGAAGAGGGAGCGGACGAGCCGGAGGATTCCCACAGATTCGGCGTCGAGCCGGTAACCGACCACAAGGAAGATCAAGGCTCGGACCGGGACATAGTTGATTCGCACACAGGGGAAATCACCGCAGGTACCGGGCCGGCACCCGACGCTGACAGCCAGTCTGACATCGTGTCCGACAACGACAGTGAGGTGGCAGAGCCTGCCTCGGCAATCGAAGCCGACCCAGGCGAACCTCCGCACGTATGGACGGAGTTCGTCAAGGACCCCATCGTGGAAACCCGCCCGCTGCGGGCCTTCGTGCTCGACACACTGGGCCTTTTCGGCTTCCGACCCGAACAGGCACCCGGAAGACCCAATGACCCACTGCTCGAAGGGATTTGGGGTTTGTATCGAAGAATGGAGTCCTTCTTCGCCAACCAACGCCCCACGGTGACATCGGCCGAAGTCCAGCAGTCCGTGGTCACCAACGACGGTCTGCTGCACATCACCTTCACTGCCGGTTTCCATGATTACGATGGCGACCCGCTGAGCTTCACCGTTGGCAACGGGACTCACGGAACCGTCACCGCAAACGGCAACGGTACCTATACCTACGTAGTCGCAGCGGACTTCGAGGGCACGGACACGATCTCGATCACCGCTGCCGACAACGGCTTCCACGTACAAGGGATCCTGGATTCGCTTCGACCCAACGTCTCGTATGGCACCACCGCGACGGTGATGATCAACGTGTCCGACGACGCGCCGCAGGCAGTGGTGGTTCCCGGGCTCGGCAACACGTGGACGGTGATGGTGCACTCGAGCCTGCGCCGGCAGGAGACCACTGCCGAGCTTCCCGACCACGTCAGCGTCGAGGGGAGGCGTACCAGTAACAAGGTCGTCGTCCGAGTCACTGATTACGATTGGCTACGTGCGAATCCCGGTGCCGCAGTGAACATCACGGTGACCGCGCTGGACGCCGCCGGCGAGACAGTGCAATTCGCACTTCCAGTGGGACAGGCCAGCAACTTCATCGGCCTCATCAACACCTATCAGGGTCCGGTGCCGGCGCCGCGAACCTGGCAGGACGACATCCCTTCGCTTCCCAGCGGCCTCACCTACACCCATCTGGTGGGTGATGACAGCCGTTTCGTGCTGCTGCGCTCGGACGGCACTGCAGTCAGCGTCAACCGGTCTAACGACGACCCACCGGAACTGCCGCCGCTGGCGCCCGGGCAGAGATACACACAGGTGGCCATGGCGGCGGAACACATCGCGCTGCTGCGAGATGACGGCACCATTGTGGTGGTCGGGGACGAGGGGGCCGTGCCCCTGGAATTTCCAGTCCCCCCGCAGGGAGCCACCTACAGTCGGATCGCCGCTGGCAACAACTACATCGTGGCTCTACGGTCCGACGGCACGGTCGTCCAGATCGGGCGGTACTCCCGGGCTGGCAGTCCGGCAGTGACCATGTTGGCGCCAGCGGCAGGCACTCACTACACCCAGGTGGCCGGCGGAGACGACCTCACCGTCCTGTTGCGCTCCGACGGGGCTGTCACGATCACGGGTCGACCTGCTCTGGTGCCCGAGGTGCCTGCACTGCCCGTCGGCGTCACCTACACCCAGATCGCCGCTGCCGGTGAAACCGTGATGCTGTTACGCTCCGACGGCGTTGCGCTCATCATTCGCGACAGGTTCGTGCAACCGTCTGTCGTGACAGCTCCGGCCGGCATGACCTACACCCGCGTTGTCCTCGGCTATGGCCCCTACCCAACGCTGCTCAGGTCCGACGGCGCCGTGGTCGCGGTTCGGGCAAACACGGGTCGCACTCTCACCGCCGCCTTGCCTCCGGAAGGCAACGCCTACACGGAGGTGTTCCACTTCGGCGAATTCCTGGCGACGTTCAGCAGTCCGGCGGCGCTACCGTAG
- a CDS encoding gamma-aminobutyraldehyde dehydrogenase, whose protein sequence is MTALSAAVASSWIDGAAVQTAGPVHAVINPANGNTVAELALATPADVDAAVASARRAFRGWSAATPAERSAVLAKLAELMEANSAVFIAEEVSQTGKPVRLATEFDVPGSIDNVAFFAGAARHLEGKATAEYSGDHTSSIRREAVGVVATITPWNYPLQMAVWKVIPALAAGCAVVIKPAELTPLTTLTLARIATEAGLPDGVLNVVTGAGHDVGTALAGHPGVDVVTFTGSTPVGRKVMAAAAVHGHRTQLELGGKAPFVVFDDADLDAAIQGAVAASLINTGQDCTAATRAIVARDLYDDFVVGVGEVMSKIVVGDPADPDTDLGPLISFAHRAKVAGMVERAPGQGGRIVTGGVAPDLPGAFYRPTLVADVAEDSEIYRDEIFGPVLTVRAFTDDDDALRQANDTEYGLAASAWTRDVYRAQRASREISAGCVWINDHIPIISEMPHGGVGASGFGKDMSDYSFEEYLTIKHVMSDITAVAEKGWHRTIFTKR, encoded by the coding sequence ATGACTGCTCTTTCTGCGGCCGTGGCCTCCAGCTGGATCGACGGCGCTGCTGTGCAGACCGCCGGCCCCGTGCACGCCGTGATCAACCCGGCCAACGGCAACACCGTCGCGGAGCTGGCACTGGCCACTCCCGCCGACGTCGATGCCGCGGTGGCCTCGGCGCGCAGGGCGTTCAGGGGCTGGTCGGCGGCCACCCCGGCGGAGCGCTCGGCGGTGCTGGCCAAGCTCGCCGAACTCATGGAGGCCAACTCTGCGGTGTTCATCGCCGAGGAGGTCAGCCAGACCGGTAAACCGGTCCGGTTGGCCACCGAGTTCGACGTGCCGGGCAGCATCGACAACGTCGCCTTCTTCGCCGGTGCCGCCCGCCATCTCGAGGGCAAGGCCACCGCCGAGTACTCCGGCGACCACACCTCGAGCATCCGTCGCGAAGCGGTCGGGGTGGTCGCCACCATCACGCCGTGGAACTACCCGCTGCAGATGGCGGTGTGGAAGGTGATCCCGGCGCTGGCCGCGGGCTGCGCCGTGGTGATCAAGCCCGCCGAGCTGACACCGCTGACCACACTGACCCTGGCCAGGATCGCCACCGAGGCGGGACTGCCCGACGGTGTCCTCAATGTCGTCACCGGCGCCGGCCATGATGTCGGAACCGCGCTGGCGGGCCACCCGGGTGTCGACGTGGTGACCTTCACCGGATCGACGCCGGTGGGTCGCAAGGTGATGGCCGCCGCGGCGGTGCACGGTCACCGCACGCAGCTCGAACTCGGAGGTAAGGCGCCGTTCGTGGTGTTCGACGACGCCGACCTCGACGCCGCCATCCAGGGTGCCGTTGCTGCGTCACTGATCAACACCGGCCAGGACTGCACTGCGGCCACCCGCGCCATCGTGGCGCGCGACCTCTACGACGACTTCGTGGTGGGTGTCGGCGAGGTGATGAGCAAGATCGTCGTCGGCGACCCGGCTGATCCGGACACCGACCTGGGCCCGCTGATCTCCTTCGCCCATCGCGCGAAGGTCGCCGGCATGGTCGAGCGTGCACCGGGCCAGGGCGGGCGAATCGTGACAGGTGGTGTGGCGCCGGATCTTCCGGGCGCCTTCTACCGCCCGACGCTGGTCGCCGACGTCGCCGAGGATTCCGAGATCTACCGCGACGAGATCTTCGGACCGGTACTCACCGTGCGCGCGTTCACCGATGACGACGACGCTCTGCGCCAGGCCAACGACACCGAGTACGGTCTGGCGGCTTCGGCGTGGACCCGGGACGTCTATCGCGCGCAGCGCGCGTCACGGGAGATCAGCGCAGGCTGCGTGTGGATCAACGACCACATCCCGATCATCAGCGAGATGCCGCACGGTGGTGTCGGCGCCTCCGGGTTCGGCAAGGACATGAGCGACTACTCCTTCGAGGAGTACCTCACCATCAAGCACGTGATGAGCGATATCACCGCGGTGGCCGAGAAGGGCTGGCACCGCACCATTTTCACCAAGCGCTGA
- a CDS encoding Lrp/AsnC family transcriptional regulator, with protein sequence MQLDELSKAIIENLQQDGRRSYAGIGKAVGLSEAAVRQRVQRLVDAGVMQIVAVTDPMQLGFARQAMIGIRCTGDTLKVADQLAKIDSVDYVVLTAGSFDAIVEVVCEDDDDLLDLLNTQIRAVPGVISTETLVYLKLVKQQYNWGTR encoded by the coding sequence ATGCAGCTTGACGAGCTTTCCAAGGCCATCATCGAGAATCTTCAGCAGGATGGTCGTCGATCCTATGCCGGGATCGGCAAGGCTGTCGGCCTGTCCGAGGCGGCCGTGCGGCAACGGGTGCAGCGCCTGGTTGATGCCGGAGTGATGCAGATCGTGGCGGTCACCGATCCCATGCAACTCGGGTTCGCCCGCCAGGCCATGATCGGCATCCGGTGCACCGGCGACACTCTCAAGGTGGCCGATCAACTGGCCAAGATCGATTCCGTCGACTACGTGGTGCTCACCGCGGGGTCCTTCGACGCCATCGTCGAGGTGGTCTGCGAGGACGACGACGACCTGCTGGACCTGCTCAACACTCAAATCCGCGCTGTCCCAGGGGTGATATCAACCGAGACGTTGGTCTATCTGAAATTGGTTAAACAGCAATATAATTGGGGTACGCGATGA
- a CDS encoding aspartate aminotransferase family protein, with protein sequence MTIDTGQDLSAKADRHLWGHFSRHGAGITPPIITRGEGVTIWDSNGKSYIDGLSGLFVVQVGHGRKELAEAAAKQAEQLAFFPLWSYATPSAIELAERVAGYAPGDLNRVFFTTGGGEAVESAWKLAKQYYKLTGKPGKHKVVSRAIAYHGTPQGALAITGIPAFKAPFEPLTPGGFRAPNTNFYRAPAQFAHDEKAFGQYCADRIAEAIEFEGPDTVAAVFLEPVQNAGGCFPPPPGYFERVREICDEYDVLLVSDEVICAYGRIGSMFACNDFGYTPDIITCAKGLTSGYSPIGAMVASDRLFEPFNDGKTVFGHGYTFGGHPVSAAVALANLDIFEREGLNDRVKENAPAFKATLEQLYDLPIVGDVRGEGYFYGIELVKDKTTKETFDDEESERLLRGFLTPALWEAGLYCRADDRGDPVVQLAPPLICGQKEFDAIYDILRNVLTEASARM encoded by the coding sequence ATGACTATCGACACAGGACAGGATCTGTCCGCCAAGGCTGACCGCCATCTCTGGGGTCACTTCTCCCGACACGGCGCGGGCATCACTCCGCCGATCATCACCCGAGGTGAGGGTGTCACCATCTGGGACAGCAACGGCAAGAGCTACATCGACGGGCTGTCCGGACTTTTCGTGGTGCAGGTGGGCCACGGCCGCAAGGAACTCGCCGAGGCCGCCGCCAAGCAGGCCGAGCAGTTGGCGTTCTTCCCACTGTGGTCGTACGCCACACCCAGTGCCATCGAACTGGCTGAGCGCGTGGCCGGGTACGCGCCCGGCGACCTGAACAGGGTGTTCTTCACCACCGGCGGCGGCGAAGCCGTCGAGAGCGCGTGGAAGCTGGCCAAGCAGTACTACAAGCTCACCGGAAAACCGGGCAAACACAAGGTGGTCTCGCGAGCCATCGCCTACCACGGCACACCGCAGGGCGCGCTGGCCATCACCGGCATCCCGGCGTTCAAAGCGCCGTTCGAGCCGCTGACCCCGGGCGGGTTCCGCGCACCGAACACCAACTTCTACCGTGCGCCAGCACAATTCGCCCACGACGAGAAGGCGTTCGGCCAGTACTGCGCCGACCGCATCGCCGAGGCCATCGAGTTCGAGGGGCCCGACACCGTGGCCGCGGTGTTCCTGGAGCCCGTGCAGAACGCCGGCGGCTGCTTCCCGCCGCCGCCGGGATACTTCGAGCGGGTCCGCGAGATCTGCGACGAGTACGACGTGCTCCTGGTTTCCGACGAGGTGATCTGCGCCTACGGTCGGATCGGTTCGATGTTCGCGTGCAACGATTTCGGCTACACCCCGGACATCATCACCTGCGCCAAGGGCCTGACGTCGGGCTACTCCCCCATCGGGGCGATGGTCGCCAGCGACCGACTGTTCGAGCCGTTCAACGATGGCAAGACGGTCTTCGGACACGGCTACACCTTCGGCGGCCATCCGGTGTCGGCGGCGGTGGCGCTGGCCAACCTGGATATCTTCGAGCGTGAAGGTCTCAACGACCGGGTGAAAGAGAACGCCCCGGCGTTCAAGGCCACCCTCGAACAGCTCTACGACCTGCCGATCGTCGGCGATGTCCGCGGCGAGGGCTACTTCTACGGCATCGAACTGGTCAAGGACAAGACCACCAAGGAAACGTTCGACGACGAGGAGAGCGAGCGTCTGCTGCGTGGGTTCCTGACGCCCGCGCTGTGGGAGGCCGGGCTGTACTGCCGCGCCGACGACCGCGGCGATCCGGTGGTGCAGCTGGCGCCGCCGCTGATCTGCGGCCAGAAGGAGTTCGACGCCATCTACGACATCCTGCGCAACGTCCTGACCGAGGCATCCGCCCGGATGTAG
- a CDS encoding MarR family winged helix-turn-helix transcriptional regulator yields the protein MDGVCADTSRAVEPEFQGGTPKLDVPLSGLDDAEHECWLQFSESAARIGDVLQRALSLEHNFTLCDVMLLQALAKSDDGSARMGDLADALVLMPSRLTQQVSRMEAQGLVIRSTSKHDRRGVVATITHAGRMRLAPALVTYAQIVRTYFLDPVSRRQMLAVGDSCQRISAGFTARSHRAKSVLV from the coding sequence GTGGACGGTGTCTGTGCTGATACCTCGCGGGCTGTGGAGCCCGAATTCCAGGGGGGTACGCCGAAGCTCGATGTTCCGCTGTCGGGACTCGATGACGCGGAACACGAGTGCTGGCTGCAGTTCAGTGAATCCGCCGCGCGGATCGGTGACGTCCTGCAGCGGGCTCTGTCGCTCGAGCACAACTTCACTCTGTGCGACGTCATGCTGCTTCAGGCGCTGGCAAAGTCCGACGACGGCTCGGCCAGGATGGGTGATCTCGCCGATGCGCTGGTGCTCATGCCCAGTCGGCTCACCCAGCAAGTCAGCCGTATGGAAGCCCAGGGTTTGGTGATCCGCAGTACCAGCAAGCATGACCGCCGTGGTGTGGTGGCGACCATCACCCATGCCGGACGGATGCGGTTGGCGCCGGCGTTGGTGACCTATGCCCAGATCGTCCGCACGTACTTCCTGGATCCGGTGTCACGCCGACAGATGCTGGCCGTGGGTGACAGCTGCCAACGGATCAGTGCGGGTTTTACGGCGCGGTCACACCGGGCGAAGTCCGTGCTCGTCTGA